The following are encoded in a window of Streptomyces griseiscabiei genomic DNA:
- a CDS encoding CAP domain-containing protein produces the protein MGRHRRSAAGRAARGGRAAGVTDTGFATEEPHYGPENLYGFAAFLEADAAQSASRGGGSRRRKKRTVTPVKTGLLGVSAAVALGTVAVATGVLPGGDKYAVSGGSSNETVVPAGSPTGAATQQGGTDGAAQEQREDESTSRDAEREASPSNTPSPSEKPAEKPSDKAGKGSGSQKTEKPSEKPTEDKEKEKTTPPVEVSVETQAEAAVLLLVNEERAKAGCSPVAANSDLAKLAETFSADMALRGFFDHTTPDGDDPWDRAAALGITGLGGENIARGQATAEAVMEAWMNSPGHKANILNCDFKTLGVGVHLGDGGPWWTQDFGY, from the coding sequence ATGGGACGCCACCGACGCTCCGCCGCCGGCCGCGCCGCCAGGGGGGGCCGCGCCGCCGGGGTCACGGACACGGGCTTCGCCACCGAGGAGCCCCATTACGGCCCGGAGAACCTGTACGGGTTCGCCGCCTTCCTGGAGGCCGACGCCGCTCAGTCCGCGTCGCGCGGCGGTGGTTCGCGTCGCCGCAAGAAGCGGACCGTGACGCCGGTGAAGACTGGTCTCCTCGGTGTCTCCGCCGCCGTCGCCCTCGGCACCGTCGCGGTGGCCACCGGTGTGCTGCCGGGCGGCGACAAGTACGCGGTCAGCGGGGGCAGCAGCAACGAGACGGTGGTCCCGGCCGGCTCGCCGACGGGCGCGGCCACCCAGCAGGGCGGTACGGACGGCGCCGCGCAGGAACAGCGCGAGGACGAGTCCACCAGCCGCGACGCCGAGCGCGAGGCCTCCCCGTCGAACACCCCGTCCCCCTCGGAGAAGCCGGCCGAGAAGCCCTCCGACAAGGCGGGCAAGGGCTCCGGCTCGCAGAAGACCGAGAAGCCGTCCGAGAAGCCCACCGAGGACAAGGAGAAGGAGAAGACCACTCCCCCGGTCGAGGTCTCCGTGGAGACCCAGGCCGAGGCGGCGGTCCTCCTGCTGGTCAACGAGGAGCGGGCCAAGGCCGGCTGCAGCCCGGTGGCGGCGAACAGCGATCTGGCGAAGCTGGCCGAGACCTTCAGCGCGGACATGGCCCTGCGCGGCTTCTTCGACCACACCACCCCCGACGGCGACGACCCGTGGGACCGCGCGGCCGCCCTCGGCATCACCGGCCTCGGCGGCGAGAACATCGCCCGCGGCCAGGCCACCGCCGAGGCGGTCATGGAAGCGTGGATGAACAGCCCCGGCCACAAGGCGAACATCCTGAACTGCGACTTCAAGACCCTCGGCGTCGGCGTCCACCTGGGCGACGGCGGACCGTGGTGGACGCAGGACTTCGGCTACTAG
- the smc gene encoding chromosome segregation protein SMC: MHLKALTLRGFKSFASATTLRFEPGITCVVGPNGSGKSNVVDALSWVMGEQGAKSLRGGKMEDVIFAGTTGRPPLGRAEVSLTIDNSDGALPIEYAEVTITRIMFRNGGSEYQINGDTCRLLDIQDLLSDSGIGREMHVIVGQGQLDSVLHADPMGRRAFIEEAAGVLKHRKRKEKALRKLDAMQANLARVQDLTDELRRQLKPLGRQAAVARRAAVIQADLRDARLRLLADDLVRLQAALRTEVADEAALKQRKEAAETELKKALQREAHLEGEVRRLAPRLQRAQETWYELSQLAERVRGTISLADARVKSATSSPPEERRGRDPEDMEREAARVREQEAELEAACEAAERALEDTVEHRAELERQLAVEERRLKDVARSIADRRESLARLGGQVNAARSRAASAQAEIDRLAAARDEARERAVAAQEEYEALKAEVDGLDADDSELAELHDTAKRALAEAESTLTAAREATTTAERRRAATQARHEALALGLRRKDGTGALLTATDRLGGVLGPAAELLTITPGHEVALAAAFGAAADAIAVTSPASAAEAIRLLRKQDAGRAALLLAGAPEEPTPAPPRDAGNHATGHDGSADDRGPLPASPAAHFAADLVRTPSDLTPAVRRLLHRIVVVDTLEDAEALVYARPDLTAVTAEGDLLGAHFAHGGSAGAPSLLEVQASVDEAAAELEELAVRCEELAEAQESAVELRRERAGLVEELGERRRAAEREKSAVAQQLGRLAGQARGAAGEAERSTAAAARAQDALDRAVEEAEELAERLAVAEEMPVEEEPDTFVRDRLAADGANARQTEMEARLQVRTHEERVKGLAGRADSLDRAARAEREARARAEQRRARLRHEAAVAEAVGSGARQLLLHVEVSLARAEAERTAADTAKARRERELAQARGEGRDLKAELDKLTDSVHRGEVLGAEKRMRIEQLETKALEELGVEPEGLIAEYGPDQLVPPSPPADGEELPDDPEHPRNQPKTFHRAEQEKRLRAAERAYQQLGKVNPLALEEFAALEERHKFLSEQLEDLKKTRADLLQVVKEVDERVEQVFTEAYWDTAREFEGVFSRLFPGGEGRLILTDPDNMLTTGVDVEARPPGKKVKRLSLLSGGERSLTAVAMLVSIFKARPSPFYVMDEVEAALDDTNLQRLIRIMQELQEASQLIVITHQKRTMEVADALYGVSMQGDGVSKVISQRLR; this comes from the coding sequence GTGCACCTCAAGGCCCTGACCCTCCGCGGGTTCAAATCGTTCGCCTCGGCGACCACACTCCGGTTCGAGCCGGGCATCACGTGTGTCGTCGGACCGAACGGTTCGGGCAAGTCCAATGTCGTGGACGCCCTCAGCTGGGTCATGGGGGAGCAGGGCGCGAAGTCGCTGCGCGGCGGCAAGATGGAGGACGTCATCTTCGCCGGCACCACCGGGCGGCCGCCGCTCGGCCGCGCCGAGGTGTCCCTCACCATCGACAACTCCGACGGGGCCCTGCCCATCGAGTACGCCGAGGTCACGATCACGCGGATCATGTTCCGCAACGGCGGCAGCGAGTACCAGATCAACGGCGACACCTGCCGTCTCCTCGACATCCAGGACCTGCTCTCCGACTCCGGCATCGGCCGCGAGATGCACGTCATCGTCGGCCAGGGCCAGCTCGACTCCGTCCTGCACGCCGACCCCATGGGCCGCCGCGCCTTCATCGAGGAAGCCGCCGGAGTCCTCAAGCACCGCAAGCGCAAGGAGAAGGCGCTGCGGAAACTGGACGCCATGCAGGCCAACCTGGCCCGCGTCCAGGACCTCACCGACGAACTCCGCCGCCAGCTCAAGCCGCTGGGCCGGCAGGCCGCCGTCGCCCGCCGCGCCGCCGTCATCCAGGCCGACCTGCGCGACGCCCGGCTGCGCCTGCTCGCCGACGACCTCGTACGGCTCCAGGCGGCGCTGCGTACCGAGGTCGCCGACGAGGCCGCGCTGAAGCAGCGCAAGGAAGCCGCCGAGACCGAACTGAAGAAGGCCCTCCAGCGCGAAGCACACCTGGAGGGCGAGGTACGCCGACTGGCCCCGCGCCTCCAGCGGGCCCAGGAGACCTGGTACGAACTGTCCCAGCTCGCCGAGCGGGTGCGCGGCACCATCTCGCTGGCCGACGCCCGGGTCAAGAGCGCCACCTCCTCTCCCCCCGAGGAGCGGCGGGGCCGCGACCCGGAGGACATGGAGCGCGAGGCCGCCCGTGTCCGTGAACAGGAGGCCGAGCTGGAGGCGGCCTGCGAAGCCGCCGAGCGGGCGCTGGAGGACACGGTCGAGCACCGGGCCGAACTGGAACGCCAACTGGCCGTCGAGGAACGCCGGCTGAAGGACGTCGCCCGCTCCATCGCCGACCGCCGCGAGAGCCTCGCCCGGCTGGGCGGCCAGGTCAACGCCGCCCGCTCCCGCGCGGCCTCCGCCCAGGCCGAGATCGACCGCCTCGCCGCCGCCCGCGACGAGGCACGGGAGCGGGCCGTCGCCGCCCAGGAGGAGTACGAGGCGCTGAAGGCCGAGGTCGACGGCCTCGACGCCGACGACTCCGAACTCGCCGAGCTGCACGACACCGCCAAGCGCGCCCTGGCCGAGGCCGAGTCCACGCTCACCGCCGCCCGCGAGGCCACCACCACCGCCGAACGCCGCCGCGCCGCCACCCAGGCCCGCCACGAGGCCCTCGCCCTGGGCCTGCGCCGCAAGGACGGCACGGGCGCGCTGCTCACCGCGACGGACCGGCTCGGCGGAGTGCTCGGCCCGGCCGCCGAACTGCTGACCATCACCCCGGGCCACGAGGTCGCCCTCGCGGCGGCCTTCGGCGCGGCGGCCGACGCGATCGCGGTGACCAGCCCCGCCTCCGCCGCCGAGGCGATCCGCCTGCTGCGCAAGCAGGACGCCGGCCGCGCTGCCCTGCTGCTCGCCGGGGCACCCGAAGAGCCGACTCCAGCACCTCCGAGGGACGCGGGGAACCACGCGACCGGCCACGACGGATCCGCGGACGACAGAGGGCCCCTCCCGGCGTCCCCTGCCGCACACTTCGCCGCAGACCTGGTCCGCACCCCTTCCGACCTCACCCCCGCCGTCCGCCGCCTCCTCCACCGCATCGTCGTCGTGGACACCCTCGAAGACGCCGAGGCCCTCGTCTACGCCCGCCCCGACCTCACCGCCGTCACCGCCGAGGGTGACCTGCTCGGGGCCCACTTCGCCCACGGCGGCTCCGCCGGCGCGCCCAGCCTGCTGGAGGTGCAGGCCTCCGTCGACGAGGCCGCGGCCGAGCTGGAGGAACTGGCCGTACGGTGCGAGGAGTTGGCCGAGGCCCAGGAGAGCGCCGTCGAACTGCGCCGGGAACGGGCCGGGCTCGTCGAGGAGCTGGGGGAGCGGCGCCGGGCGGCCGAGCGGGAGAAGTCCGCCGTCGCCCAGCAGCTCGGACGGCTCGCCGGACAGGCCAGGGGCGCCGCCGGGGAGGCCGAGCGGTCCACGGCCGCCGCGGCCCGGGCGCAGGACGCGCTCGACCGGGCCGTGGAGGAGGCCGAGGAGCTGGCCGAACGGCTCGCGGTGGCCGAGGAGATGCCCGTCGAGGAGGAACCGGACACCTTCGTACGGGACCGGCTCGCGGCGGACGGGGCCAACGCGCGGCAGACCGAGATGGAGGCGCGGCTCCAGGTGCGGACGCACGAGGAGCGGGTGAAGGGGCTCGCGGGGCGTGCCGACTCCCTCGACCGGGCCGCGCGCGCCGAGCGCGAGGCGCGGGCGCGCGCCGAACAGCGCAGGGCGCGGCTGCGGCACGAGGCGGCCGTCGCGGAGGCCGTCGGCTCCGGCGCCCGGCAGCTGCTCCTGCACGTCGAGGTCTCCCTCGCCCGCGCGGAGGCAGAGCGCACCGCCGCGGACACCGCCAAGGCCCGCCGGGAGCGGGAACTCGCGCAGGCCCGTGGCGAGGGGCGCGATCTCAAGGCCGAGCTGGACAAACTGACCGACTCCGTCCACCGGGGCGAGGTGCTCGGTGCCGAGAAGCGGATGCGGATCGAGCAACTGGAGACCAAGGCGCTGGAGGAACTGGGCGTCGAGCCGGAGGGGCTGATCGCGGAGTACGGGCCCGACCAGCTCGTACCGCCGTCGCCCCCGGCGGACGGGGAGGAACTGCCGGACGATCCGGAGCATCCCCGCAACCAGCCGAAGACGTTCCACCGGGCCGAGCAGGAGAAGCGGCTGAGGGCCGCCGAGCGGGCGTACCAGCAGCTCGGCAAGGTCAATCCGCTGGCGCTGGAGGAGTTCGCCGCGCTGGAGGAGCGGCACAAGTTCCTCAGCGAGCAGCTGGAGGACCTGAAGAAGACCCGCGCCGATCTGCTGCAGGTGGTGAAGGAGGTCGACGAGCGGGTCGAGCAGGTCTTCACCGAGGCCTACTGGGACACCGCACGGGAGTTCGAGGGCGTCTTCAGCCGGCTGTTCCCCGGTGGCGAGGGACGGCTGATCCTCACTGACCCGGACAACATGCTCACCACCGGCGTCGACGTCGAGGCCCGGCCGCCGGGCAAGAAGGTCAAGCGGCTGTCGCTGCTCTCCGGTGGGGAGCGGTCGCTGACCGCCGTGGCCATGCTGGTGTCGATCTTCAAGGCGCGGCCCAGCCCGTTCTATGTGATGGACGAGGTCGAGGCGGCGCTCGACGACACCAACCTCCAGCGGCTGATCCGGATCATGCAGGAGCTGCAGGAGGCCTCGCAGCTGATCGTGATCACTCACCAGAAGCGGACCATGGAGGTCGCCGACGCGCTGTACGGCGTGTCCATGCAGGGCGACGGTGTCTCGAAGGTGATCAGCCAGCGGTTGCGTTAG
- a CDS encoding acylphosphatase, which yields MSEDARLVVWVRGRVQGVGFRWFTRARALEIGGLSGFALNLADGRVQVVAEGPREACQGLLEWLQGDDTPGRVDGATEIWDTPRGGYDGFAIR from the coding sequence ATGAGCGAGGATGCACGGCTGGTCGTATGGGTGCGCGGACGGGTGCAAGGGGTGGGTTTCCGCTGGTTCACCCGGGCCAGAGCGCTGGAGATCGGGGGGCTGAGTGGTTTTGCTCTCAATTTGGCCGACGGACGGGTGCAGGTGGTCGCCGAAGGCCCCCGTGAGGCGTGCCAAGGGCTCCTGGAGTGGCTCCAGGGTGACGACACGCCCGGACGCGTGGACGGTGCCACCGAGATCTGGGACACACCGCGAGGGGGGTACGACGGCTTCGCCATCCGCTGA
- a CDS encoding winged helix-turn-helix transcriptional regulator: protein MESAAQTAVTPVPAAAEAAGVNLDDLAFDVFARNCPSRGTLEHITGRWGGLTLGALHEGSLRFNELRRRVDGVSEKMLSQTLHALERDGLVHREAQPTNPPRVDYTLTPLGREVAERLLSLITCVEDRMEDVLRARARYDETRGAR from the coding sequence ATGGAATCAGCCGCGCAGACCGCCGTGACGCCGGTGCCGGCCGCCGCGGAGGCGGCCGGGGTGAACCTGGACGATCTGGCCTTCGACGTCTTCGCCAGGAACTGTCCGTCGCGGGGCACCCTGGAACACATCACGGGCCGCTGGGGTGGACTCACTCTGGGCGCGCTGCACGAGGGGTCGCTCCGCTTCAACGAACTGCGGCGCCGCGTGGACGGCGTCAGCGAGAAGATGCTCTCCCAGACCCTGCACGCCCTGGAGCGCGACGGCCTGGTCCACCGCGAGGCCCAGCCCACCAACCCGCCCCGCGTCGACTACACGCTCACCCCGCTCGGCCGCGAGGTCGCCGAGCGCCTGCTGTCCCTCATCACCTGTGTGGAGGACCGCATGGAGGACGTGCTCCGGGCCCGCGCGCGTTACGACGAGACGCGCGGCGCCCGCTGA
- the mutM gene encoding bifunctional DNA-formamidopyrimidine glycosylase/DNA-(apurinic or apyrimidinic site) lyase produces the protein MPELPEVEVVRRGLARWVAHRTVADVAVLHPRAIRRHLAGPEDFAHRLKGRRIGEPSRRGKYLWLPVEDTGIAVLAHLGMSGQLLVQPHDAVDEKHLRIRVRFADDLRTELRFVDQRTFGGLSLHDTTPDGLPDVIAHIARDPLDPLFDAEAFHQALRRKRTTVKRALLDQSLISGVGNIYADEALWRARIHYERPTAGFTRPRTTELLGHVRDVMNAALAVGGTSFDSLYVNVNGESGYFDRSLDAYGREGLPCRRCATPMRRRPWMNRSSYFCPTCQRAPRVSS, from the coding sequence GTGCCAGAACTGCCCGAGGTCGAGGTCGTCCGCCGTGGCCTGGCGCGCTGGGTGGCGCACCGCACCGTCGCCGACGTGGCGGTGCTGCACCCCCGGGCGATCCGCCGGCACCTGGCCGGCCCGGAGGACTTCGCGCACCGGCTCAAGGGCCGCCGTATCGGCGAGCCCAGCCGACGCGGCAAATACCTGTGGCTGCCCGTGGAGGACACCGGCATCGCCGTCCTCGCCCACCTGGGCATGAGCGGCCAGCTGCTCGTGCAGCCGCACGACGCGGTGGACGAGAAGCACCTCAGGATCCGCGTGCGCTTCGCGGACGACCTGCGCACCGAACTCCGCTTCGTCGACCAACGCACCTTCGGTGGACTGTCGTTGCACGACACCACCCCCGACGGTCTGCCGGATGTCATCGCGCACATCGCCCGCGACCCCCTCGACCCGCTGTTCGACGCCGAGGCCTTCCACCAGGCGCTGCGCCGGAAGCGTACGACCGTCAAACGGGCCCTGCTGGACCAGTCGTTGATCAGCGGGGTCGGCAACATCTACGCCGACGAGGCGCTGTGGCGCGCCCGTATCCACTACGAGCGCCCCACCGCCGGTTTCACGCGCCCGCGCACCACCGAACTCCTGGGCCACGTACGGGACGTGATGAACGCGGCCCTCGCGGTGGGCGGCACGAGCTTCGACAGCCTCTACGTCAACGTGAACGGGGAGTCGGGGTACTTCGACCGGTCGCTGGACGCGTACGGCCGCGAGGGGCTGCCCTGCCGCCGCTGTGCCACGCCGATGCGGCGGCGGCCGTGGATGAACCGGTCCAGCTACTTCTGCCCGACCTGTCAGCGGGCGCCGCGCGTCTCGTCGTAA
- a CDS encoding sugar porter family MFS transporter — translation MTSTAQPGAGARGAHPDHLSHVIFIAAAAAMGGFLFGYDSAVINGAVEAIRHRYDIGSTALAQVIAIALIGCAVGAATAGRIADRIGRIRCMQIAAALFTVSAVGSALPFALWDLAFWRIVGGFAIGMASVIGPAYVAEVAPPAYRGRLGSFQQAAIVVGIALSQLVNWGILNAADGDQRGELLGLEAWQVMLGVMVVPAVLYGLLSFAIPESPRFLISVGKRERAREVLAEVEGGDTDLDARVAEIESAMHREHKSTFKDLLGGSFLFRPIVWIGIGLSVFQQFVGINVAFYYSATLWQSVGVDPAESFFYSFTTSIINIVGTVIAMIFVDRIGRKPLALIGSVGMVLALALEAWAFSFDLVDGKLPAAQGWVALIAAHAFVLFFALSWGVVVWVMLGEMFPNRIRAAALGVAASAQWIANWAITASFPSLADWNLSVTYLIYTVFAALSIPFVLKFVKETKGKSLEEMG, via the coding sequence GTGACCAGCACAGCGCAGCCCGGGGCAGGAGCGCGCGGCGCCCACCCCGACCACCTCTCGCACGTGATCTTCATCGCGGCGGCGGCCGCGATGGGCGGCTTCCTCTTCGGCTACGACAGCGCCGTGATCAACGGCGCCGTGGAAGCGATCCGGCACCGCTACGACATCGGCTCCACGGCCCTGGCCCAGGTCATCGCCATCGCCCTGATCGGCTGTGCCGTCGGCGCGGCCACGGCCGGCCGGATCGCCGACCGCATCGGCCGCATCCGGTGCATGCAGATCGCCGCCGCCCTCTTCACGGTCAGCGCCGTGGGCTCCGCGCTCCCCTTCGCGCTCTGGGACCTCGCCTTCTGGCGGATCGTCGGCGGCTTCGCCATCGGCATGGCGTCGGTCATCGGCCCCGCCTACGTCGCCGAGGTCGCCCCGCCCGCCTACCGGGGACGGCTCGGCTCCTTCCAGCAGGCCGCGATCGTCGTCGGCATCGCCCTCTCCCAGCTGGTCAACTGGGGCATCCTCAACGCCGCCGACGGCGACCAGCGCGGTGAACTGCTCGGCCTGGAGGCCTGGCAGGTCATGCTCGGCGTCATGGTCGTCCCCGCGGTGCTCTACGGCCTGCTCTCCTTCGCCATCCCCGAGTCGCCGCGCTTCCTGATCTCCGTCGGCAAGCGCGAGCGCGCCCGTGAGGTGCTCGCCGAGGTCGAGGGCGGGGACACCGACCTGGACGCCCGGGTCGCCGAGATCGAGTCGGCCATGCACCGCGAGCACAAGTCGACCTTCAAGGACCTGCTCGGCGGGAGTTTCCTCTTCAGGCCGATCGTCTGGATCGGTATCGGCCTGTCGGTCTTCCAGCAGTTCGTCGGCATCAACGTCGCCTTCTACTACTCCGCGACGCTGTGGCAGTCCGTCGGCGTCGACCCGGCCGAGTCGTTCTTCTACTCCTTCACGACCTCGATCATCAACATCGTCGGCACCGTCATCGCGATGATCTTCGTCGACCGGATCGGCCGCAAGCCGCTCGCCCTCATCGGCTCCGTCGGCATGGTCCTCGCACTCGCCCTGGAGGCCTGGGCCTTCTCCTTCGACCTCGTGGACGGCAAGCTGCCCGCCGCCCAGGGCTGGGTCGCCCTGATCGCCGCCCATGCCTTCGTCCTCTTCTTCGCCCTCTCCTGGGGTGTCGTCGTCTGGGTCATGCTCGGCGAGATGTTCCCCAACCGGATCCGCGCCGCCGCCCTGGGCGTGGCCGCCTCCGCGCAGTGGATCGCCAACTGGGCCATCACCGCGAGCTTCCCGTCCCTGGCCGACTGGAACCTCTCGGTGACGTACCTGATCTACACGGTCTTCGCCGCGCTCTCCATCCCCTTCGTCCTCAAATTCGTCAAGGAGACCAAGGGCAAGTCGCTGGAGGAGATGGGCTAG
- a CDS encoding LLM class flavin-dependent oxidoreductase, which translates to MPVTVVRFNLVEPGATPASLRARYRAAVEMAAYADEQGISTVQTEEHHGVENNWLPSPFVFAGAVFGATRRIAVTVSAAIGPLHDPLRLAEDIAVLDLVSGGRLVTVAGIGYRPEEYAQFDVDWKSRGKLQDEVLETLLRAWTGEPFAYRGRTVRVTPRPGSEPHPLLLVGGSSKAAARRAARLGLPFFPSAHLPELEAYYKERLVEYGTDGWTMMPAAVTPLLHVAEDPDRAWAEYGGHFLHEARTYASWQSSGIRSAVRSGAATVAELRAEGVYRIVTPDECVALGLDNYVLHPLAGGVPVEEGWRGLRLFAERVLPRLDA; encoded by the coding sequence ATGCCCGTCACGGTCGTCCGTTTCAATCTGGTCGAGCCCGGCGCCACGCCCGCCTCGCTCCGGGCCCGCTACCGGGCCGCCGTCGAGATGGCCGCGTACGCCGATGAGCAGGGCATCTCCACCGTGCAGACGGAGGAGCACCACGGGGTCGAGAACAACTGGCTGCCGTCGCCGTTCGTCTTCGCGGGGGCCGTGTTCGGCGCCACGCGGCGGATCGCGGTGACGGTGTCGGCGGCGATCGGGCCGCTGCACGATCCCCTGCGGCTGGCCGAGGACATCGCCGTACTGGACCTGGTGAGCGGTGGGCGGCTGGTGACCGTGGCCGGGATCGGGTACCGGCCGGAGGAGTACGCGCAGTTCGACGTGGACTGGAAGAGCCGGGGGAAGCTCCAGGACGAGGTGCTGGAGACGCTGCTGCGGGCGTGGACCGGTGAGCCGTTCGCCTACCGGGGGCGCACGGTCCGGGTCACCCCTCGTCCGGGCAGCGAGCCGCATCCGCTGCTGCTGGTCGGCGGTTCCTCGAAGGCGGCGGCCCGCCGGGCGGCGCGTCTGGGGCTGCCCTTCTTCCCGAGCGCGCATCTGCCGGAACTGGAGGCGTACTACAAGGAGCGGCTCGTCGAGTACGGCACCGACGGCTGGACGATGATGCCCGCCGCCGTGACGCCGTTGCTGCACGTGGCGGAGGATCCGGACCGGGCGTGGGCCGAGTACGGCGGGCATTTCCTGCACGAGGCGCGGACCTACGCCTCGTGGCAGTCGTCGGGCATCCGCTCGGCCGTGCGGTCCGGGGCGGCGACGGTGGCGGAGCTGCGGGCGGAGGGCGTGTACCGGATCGTGACGCCGGACGAGTGCGTGGCGCTGGGCCTGGACAACTACGTCCTGCATCCGCTGGCCGGCGGGGTGCCGGTCGAGGAGGGGTGGCGCGGGCTGCGGCTGTTCGCCGAGCGGGTGCTGCCGCGCCTCGACGCCTGA